A portion of the Malania oleifera isolate guangnan ecotype guangnan chromosome 3, ASM2987363v1, whole genome shotgun sequence genome contains these proteins:
- the LOC131151614 gene encoding uncharacterized protein LOC131151614, whose protein sequence is MGSIVSKTKSNPCEKDLNGLTQKIRALQKEISEMMCRRERESRASERDAMAFAKEGEWKRERKRLREEVRRLRKMLEEREERIRGMEDEMMGEKTEKEWQLLGTSLLVEQMEEEKARRDEAVEKWKRLYLAIKTELDDLIQRTHQGDILYWRAEEEDLMDELQRELKAKEETIKFLQAQLASSKLEESKKDREVDILRQSLRIMSSKKKTANIATSLSKTLHL, encoded by the exons ATGGGCAGCATTGTTAGCAAGACCAAGAGCAACCCATGTGAGAAGGACCTCAACGGTTTGACACAGAAAATAAGGGCTCTGCAGAAGGAAATCAGCGAGATGATGTGCAGGAGAGAACGGGAGAGCAGAGCTTCTGAGAGAGATGCCATGGCGTTTGCGAAGGAGGGAGAATGGAAGAGGGAGCGGAAGAGGCTAAGAGAGGAGGTGAGGAGGCTGAGGAAGATGTTGGAGGAGAGGGAGGAGAGGATTAGAGGAATGGAGGATGAGATGATGGGAGAAAAGACGGAGAAAGAGTGGCAGTTGTTGGGGACTAGCTTGTTGGTTGAGCAGATGGAGGAGGAGAAAGCCAGGAGAGATGAGGCTGTGGAGAAGTGGAAGAGGCTATATCTTGCCATCAAGACTGAGCTGGATGATCTTATCCAGAGGACACATCAAG GAGACATTCTCTATTGGAGAGCTGAGGAAGAGGACTTGATGGATGAGCTCCAGAGGGAACTGAAAGCTAAGGAAGAAACTATCAAATTTTTGCAAGCACAATTGGCTTCATCAAAGCTGGAAGAGTCCAAGAAAGACAGGGAGGTTGACATATTAAGACAGAGTCTGCGTATCATGAGCAGCAAGAAGAAGACGGCAAACATTGCTACAAGCCTATCTAAAACCCTGCATTTGTAA